One window of Botrimarina mediterranea genomic DNA carries:
- a CDS encoding bifunctional rhamnulose-1-phosphate aldolase/short-chain dehydrogenase, producing the protein MQAPESVDFKHVNYLWDDGAVAGMSPVERLVYRSNCLGADQRITNTGGGNTSSKALETDPLTGQEADVLWVKGSGGDLRTSSAGNFASLYMDKLLGLRQVYAAAPEKGPKTPAEDAMVGYFPHCTFNLNPRASSIDTPLHGFLPARHVDHMHPNSVISIAASKRSKELSQEIFGGEVGWVPWLRPGFELGLLMQREVEANPALKGLVMSQHGLINWADDDKACYDLTLTLIEKAARYIEERDKGEQTFGGQKVAPMADADRDALLVELLPWLRGRVTHRGERLIGTVQTDATIQRFVNSNDAPRLAELGTSCPDHFLRTKIKPLYVDWNPASEDTAALKAKLEAGLAKYRDDYAAYYEACKHANSPAMRNPNPSVVLIPGVGMIAWGKNKSESRVTAEFYNCAVEVMRGAEAIDEYIALPQQEAFDIEYWLLEEAKLQRMPPEKEFARKVVLIVGAGNGIGKEAAHRLAAEGAHIICADLSAEAAQATADELTAKYGQGIGVAGSGVSGCGPAIGLGVNITDRESIRQLLATSVLAYGGIDSLLVTAGVFLPPDREGKLSDDAWRLTFEVNVHGAYNIADELKQLFADQGLNGSVVLTTSVNAVVSKKGSVAYDTSKAAANHLVRELAVEMSPLVRVNGVAPATVVQGSTMFPRDRVIASLVKYEIPFEESGSDDDLRGKLAEFYAQRTLTKKPITPADQAEAMYFMLSDRSSKTTGQVLSVDGGLHEAFLR; encoded by the coding sequence ATGCAGGCGCCCGAATCCGTGGACTTCAAGCACGTCAATTACCTGTGGGACGATGGCGCCGTGGCTGGGATGTCGCCGGTGGAGCGTCTTGTTTATCGGTCCAACTGCCTCGGCGCTGATCAACGTATCACCAACACGGGGGGGGGGAACACCTCGTCGAAGGCCTTGGAGACCGACCCGCTGACGGGCCAGGAGGCCGACGTGCTGTGGGTGAAGGGCTCGGGCGGCGACCTGCGGACCAGCAGCGCCGGCAACTTCGCGTCGCTCTACATGGACAAGCTGCTGGGCCTGCGGCAAGTCTACGCGGCGGCGCCCGAAAAGGGTCCCAAGACGCCGGCCGAGGACGCCATGGTCGGCTACTTCCCGCACTGCACCTTCAACCTCAACCCGCGGGCCTCGTCGATCGACACGCCGCTGCACGGCTTCCTGCCGGCCCGGCACGTCGATCACATGCACCCCAACAGCGTGATCTCGATCGCGGCGAGCAAGCGGAGCAAGGAGCTTTCGCAAGAGATCTTTGGTGGAGAGGTGGGCTGGGTGCCCTGGCTGCGGCCGGGGTTTGAGCTGGGCCTGCTGATGCAGCGTGAGGTCGAGGCGAACCCGGCCCTCAAGGGCCTCGTGATGAGCCAGCACGGCCTGATCAACTGGGCCGACGATGACAAGGCGTGCTACGACCTGACGCTGACGCTGATCGAGAAGGCGGCCCGTTACATCGAAGAACGCGACAAGGGCGAGCAGACTTTTGGTGGGCAGAAGGTCGCGCCGATGGCCGACGCCGACCGCGACGCACTGCTAGTGGAACTTTTACCGTGGCTGCGGGGCCGCGTTACTCATAGGGGCGAACGCCTCATCGGCACCGTCCAGACGGACGCGACAATCCAGCGGTTCGTCAACTCCAACGATGCGCCACGGCTGGCGGAGTTGGGGACGAGCTGCCCGGACCACTTCCTGCGGACGAAGATCAAGCCGCTGTATGTCGATTGGAATCCCGCGAGTGAGGACACAGCGGCTCTCAAGGCGAAGCTCGAAGCGGGGCTCGCCAAGTACCGCGACGATTACGCCGCCTATTACGAGGCTTGCAAGCACGCCAACTCGCCGGCGATGCGGAACCCGAACCCGTCGGTCGTGTTGATCCCGGGCGTCGGCATGATCGCTTGGGGAAAGAACAAGAGCGAGTCCCGCGTCACTGCCGAGTTCTACAACTGTGCGGTCGAGGTGATGCGCGGCGCCGAGGCGATCGATGAGTACATCGCCCTGCCACAGCAAGAGGCGTTCGATATCGAGTACTGGCTGCTCGAGGAGGCCAAGCTCCAGCGGATGCCGCCGGAGAAGGAGTTCGCTCGCAAGGTGGTGCTGATCGTCGGCGCCGGCAACGGGATTGGTAAGGAAGCGGCCCATCGCCTCGCGGCCGAAGGCGCTCACATTATCTGCGCGGACCTGTCGGCCGAAGCGGCGCAGGCGACTGCTGACGAACTCACCGCCAAGTACGGTCAAGGGATTGGCGTGGCGGGCTCGGGCGTCTCGGGCTGCGGCCCGGCGATCGGGCTGGGCGTGAACATCACCGACCGTGAGTCGATCCGACAGCTGCTCGCCACGAGCGTGCTGGCCTACGGCGGGATCGATAGCCTGCTGGTGACGGCCGGCGTCTTCCTGCCGCCCGACCGCGAGGGCAAGCTTTCGGATGACGCCTGGCGGCTGACGTTCGAGGTCAACGTCCACGGCGCCTACAACATCGCCGACGAGCTGAAGCAGCTGTTCGCCGACCAGGGGCTAAACGGCTCGGTGGTCCTGACGACCAGCGTGAACGCGGTTGTCTCGAAAAAGGGCTCCGTCGCTTATGACACGTCGAAGGCGGCCGCCAATCATCTAGTGCGTGAGCTGGCCGTCGAGATGTCGCCGCTCGTGCGGGTCAACGGCGTGGCGCCGGCGACGGTGGTGCAGGGGTCGACGATGTTCCCGCGCGACCGCGTCATCGCCTCGCTGGTGAAGTACGAGATCCCGTTCGAGGAGTCGGGCTCGGACGACGACCTCCGCGGCAAGCTCGCCGAGTTCTACGCCCAACGGACGCTCACCAAGAAGCCAATCACCCCTGCCGACCAAGCCGAGGCGATGTACTTTATGCTGTCAGACCGTTCGAGTAAGACGACGGGGCAGGTGTTGAGTGTGGATGGTGGGTTGCATGAGGCGTTTTTGAGGTAG
- a CDS encoding DeoR/GlpR family DNA-binding transcription regulator: MFAGQRQNEIYRDLQEQGAVSVTALAERFAVTDETIRRDLAKLARSGRVKRTHGGAVLAASDPSEPPFAVRQTANTAAKRAIALVAVGVVQPGDVIAIDASSTGLELAKLLPEVPTELPITVVSNGLDVVRWLADRADVNVISTGGEFDAAGQCFVGPIAETALRQFAFRRAFVSCRALDATRGAGESCPSHAAVKRAMLAAAEESYLLADSSKSAERAMCYYAEPSEFNRIYSDGEMALDTQKDLTEAGANLVCVAL, encoded by the coding sequence ATGTTTGCCGGTCAACGCCAGAACGAGATCTACCGCGACCTCCAAGAGCAGGGCGCCGTCTCGGTGACTGCCCTGGCCGAGCGGTTCGCCGTCACCGACGAGACGATCCGCCGCGACCTGGCGAAGCTGGCCCGTAGCGGCCGCGTCAAACGCACCCACGGCGGCGCCGTCCTGGCGGCGAGCGATCCGAGCGAACCCCCCTTCGCTGTGCGGCAGACGGCTAACACAGCCGCCAAGCGGGCGATCGCCCTGGTCGCCGTCGGCGTGGTCCAGCCCGGCGACGTGATCGCGATCGACGCCTCCTCGACCGGCCTCGAGCTAGCGAAGTTGCTGCCGGAGGTTCCCACGGAGCTGCCGATCACCGTCGTCTCGAACGGGCTCGATGTGGTGCGGTGGCTCGCCGACCGCGCCGACGTGAACGTCATCTCGACCGGCGGCGAATTCGACGCGGCCGGCCAGTGCTTCGTCGGCCCGATCGCCGAAACGGCCCTACGGCAGTTCGCCTTCCGTCGGGCGTTCGTCTCCTGCCGCGCACTCGACGCCACGCGCGGCGCCGGCGAGTCGTGCCCGTCGCACGCCGCGGTAAAGCGGGCGATGCTCGCCGCCGCGGAAGAGAGCTACCTCCTCGCCGACAGCAGCAAGTCCGCGGAGCGCGCGATGTGCTACTACGCCGAGCCGAGCGAGTTCAACCGCATCTACAGCGACGGCGAGATGGCGCTCGACACCCAGAAAGACCTGACCGAAGCCGGCGCCAACTTGGTTTGCGTCGCGCTGTAA
- a CDS encoding trypsin-like peptidase domain-containing protein produces MNQGSASVLVLLLMTLASATASEPPSVQRWDRVVCIQTKSEGTSNRVTQCSAFLVNHQSRLFLVTAGHASDETNRNSRVVYRDQEGRSQWAKLDVLFPERSNPWKRHEDSDFAIAEVSPEEDKQVYFSQLTAISIPLKNLGVDTPGRTTKIETAGYPLGIGAVDPISPVVVVGHIASAEISTDSDWGVEPIIYCTPALAQGTSGGPVFLSEESPESATVVGMYVGVVFDASGAKLSKLAPSRLIHQAIAESCAGDP; encoded by the coding sequence ATGAACCAAGGCTCTGCGAGCGTGCTCGTCCTTCTGCTGATGACGCTGGCTTCGGCGACGGCGTCCGAGCCGCCGTCCGTTCAACGGTGGGACCGCGTCGTCTGCATTCAGACAAAGAGCGAAGGAACCTCGAACCGTGTGACGCAATGCTCGGCGTTCTTGGTGAACCATCAATCCAGGCTCTTCCTCGTGACTGCCGGCCACGCCAGCGACGAGACCAATCGCAACAGCCGGGTCGTTTACCGCGACCAAGAAGGCAGGTCCCAATGGGCCAAGCTCGACGTCCTCTTCCCCGAGAGGTCGAACCCATGGAAACGCCATGAGGACTCGGATTTCGCCATTGCCGAAGTTTCGCCTGAGGAAGACAAGCAGGTGTACTTCTCACAGCTAACGGCGATCTCAATCCCACTGAAAAACCTCGGCGTCGACACACCAGGACGGACGACCAAGATCGAGACCGCCGGTTATCCCCTCGGCATCGGAGCCGTGGACCCGATATCACCCGTTGTGGTTGTCGGACACATTGCGTCGGCGGAGATCTCGACCGACAGTGATTGGGGGGTGGAGCCGATCATCTACTGCACGCCGGCCCTTGCGCAAGGAACCAGCGGCGGGCCCGTCTTTCTTAGCGAGGAATCACCCGAAAGCGCCACGGTTGTTGGCATGTACGTCGGTGTCGTCTTCGACGCGTCGGGAGCCAAACTCTCGAAGCTGGCGCCATCGCGTCTCATTCACCAAGCGATTGCCGAGAGCTGCGCTGGCGACCCTTGA